Part of the Limihaloglobus sulfuriphilus genome is shown below.
AAAATGGCAGCAAGAAGATACACAACATACAAATCCCGAAAGAAGAAAACCGGAAATCTAAAATACTTTGTCATAGCTATCCTGGGCATAGTAGCTATTTTTTTCTTTTTACCGATGTTCTGGGGCTCAGACGAGCAGCCCGAGTCCCAGCCGCAGCCCCAGCCGCCGGCACAGCCTGAATTTCCAGAGCCCCCTATCCGTTCCAGGGCGACTCTGCCGGGCTCTTCCGCCGCGGAAAGCCGGAACGAACAACCACAAAATAACACAGGCGAACCTGCCGCTAATGCCGAAAAAACCGACAGCAGCGAAGAGACCCTGCAGCCGGATCCAAAGGCCGACAAGCCGTTAACCGAAGAACAGCAGATTCAAAAACGAATCAATGAGCTGATGGCTGATGCCAACAAGGATATCGAAACCGGCAGAATTATCGCCGCCAGATACAAGCTCAGCAACCTGCTCTACAAGCAGCTTGACCCTCATTCAGAGGCCGCAGTCAAGAAACATCTCGAGATGCTCTCTGATCTATGGCTATTCAGCGGAAAGACTTATGAAGATGACAACCTGTGCACTGTCTATACCGTAAAATCCGGCGATAACCTTACACGCATCGGCTCAATACATAACGTGCCCTGGGAGATAATAGCCGAACTCAACGGCATCTCCAGGCCTGAAAGCATACGGGTCGGCCAGAAACTAAAAGTACCCCAGGGGCCGTTTCACGCTATAATCAACCTCTCAACTATGAAGATGGACCTTTATCTCCAGCAAACCTATGTCAAGACGTATGAGATAGGCTCCGGCGAACCCGGCCGCGAAACACCAACCGGAATGTGGATTGTCAAAAAAGGCGGCAAGATGATCAAGCCTGACTGGTACGACGAAGAGATAAACAAGAGTTTCACCGCCAAGGATCCGGAATACCCCCTTGGAGAAAGGTGGATCGAGCTGGAAGGCCAATCCGGCAACGCCGTCGGCCGCAAGGGATTCGCCATTCACGGCACAAACGAGCCGGAAACCATCGGCACACAAAGCAGCCGCGGCTGTATCCGCATGTTTAACCCCGACGTAATAGAGGTTTACAGACTCCTCGAACCGGGCCGCTCACAGGTACAGGTTGTTGACTGAAGAAAATAAAAAAAAATAAATTGACAATTATCGTCAGTTCAATAAAATTCGCACAAGATTTGTAATCCGCCAGACGCAACGGGAAATTGCAGGCGGGAAATTATGGGAAAACATCTTCAGGGATGTAAATTTATTAATATTATTACAGGGAGAGTGCGGAATGAACTGTACAAGATTTATTTTGCCGGCTATGTTAGCCGTAACAAGTATCGCAACGGCGTCTTTTACACTAAACAGCAATGATACCGTTATGACATCAAACGGGTACGAAGGCATTTCAAATTCAATTTATGCTTCATGGGGGAGTAACAGCAACCTGCAGTTGCGGATAGGTTACCTCAAATTAACCATTTTTACAAAAAACGGTCAGGACCTGACACTGGCCGACGAGGATCCGGTTTTTGCGGCTGTGTGTTCCGAGATGGACGAGAACGGCGTTTGGACTGCCTCTTCCGAAGACATGACAGTTATCGGCGTAAGCGGAGCCTGTGAAGCTGTTTATGGCACAGACGGCATTGGAGCAGACCGCGCCGACCAGATCCATTATCTATATAATCAATACAGCGCCGGATCACTGCTGAGTGACTGGAAAAACGGAGGAAGCCATACTGTGGGAGACGACAACAGTATCAGTGACGGTGTCTATTATGCCGCTTTTCAACTGGCAACCTGGGAGTTAACTCATGATAGCGATTTTGATCTTGAAAATACAGCTGGTGATTTTTACCTGAACAGCTGGAATCAATCCGGCAATGATTCAGATATTGTCGCCTACGCTAAAGAAATTGTCGCAGATGTAAAAGAAAATTATTCCATCAACGGGGAGAATCACCCGAATCTACACGCTTTGCAGGAAGTTACCCTAAGTGCCGACAGACAGGATGTATTTGTTGTTGTTCCCGAACCGGCGACTGCGTTTGTTTTTCTTGCAGGCTCCATCATCGCTGCTGCAAGAAGAAGAACATAAAAGCATAACCAGTAAGCAATAACAATATTCACCTCAGGAACTGGAGGCTAAAATGGTTTTACCCAGACATCTATCACTTTGTCTTGCGGTGTGTGCATTTGTTTCAGCAACTGCTTTTACAGAGTATAATTCCGAGATCAACACGGCTATCGAAGAAATCAGGCAGGCAAATAATTTCACCGCTGCGCTGGACAGCTACCAGGATTACCTGATCGGCAGTTCAGCCGCACCCGACCCGCTCAATATTCAGCGTGTCAGCGGAACTGACTATGACCGGCCCGGCCAGATGAGAGGTTTTTATTCTGATAACGGTATCTGGAAACCCACCCAGGGACACCTTGATTCGCGGTCATTTATTTATAACACGCTCGGCAGCATGAACCTTCATTCTGTTTCATACCAGGATGTAACAGCGGATGGATATTCAAATGCCAGAAATATAATTGGACGTATCAACGGAAAAGATACCAGCAAAGCCGTGGTTATCGGGGCGCATTATGATGCAACAGCCCAAAGGAGCTCCGACTCACAGCGATACAATTACGGCGGAAGTGACAACGCAACTGGTGTAGCCGGAGTGCTCGAGATTGCACGTGTCCTGAGCCAGAGCAAATATGAGTTTGATTACTGCATTGAATTTGTCCTTTTCGATACTGAAGAATCAAGAGACGGCTGGGGCGTCGGTTCAAGCCATTATGCTGCCAACTCCCAGGACACTATTGCCGGCATGGCCTCTCTGGATATGATAGGCTACAATCATAACGCGGAAAATACGGCTAAACTCTTCAGGAAAAGCAGCGAATACGGTGGAGAATTCATCTCGGTCATGGAGTCGGTAATTGACGATTATCAACTTGGCTTAAACGCCAAAACCGGCACTTCAGAATGGAGCGATCATAATGCTTTCGATATTGATAACGCAGGCCTGCTAATCGAGGACGTGGACGGAGGATTCCCCCCGTACAACCCCTACTATCATAAATACGAGGATTATATAATAAACGAAAATTATGATTATAATCTAAGCTATGAAGCAAATATCGCAAACGGGTCAGTCCAGATGTATAACGGCATCCAATATATAGACATGCAATATGCCGCGGAAATGACAAAACTTGCATTGGGCTGGGCTGCCTATAGTGCAAATCTCACCGTAGTTCCGGAGCCTGCGGCAATACTGATTCTTGGTCTTGGAAGCCTAATACTTAGACGCAGAAAATCCGCCTAAAGAGAAACACTAAGCATTATTCATCAGGACTTACAGATTCCACGCCTTAGCAAAGGCCCTGAAACTGCGGTCATAGGTCTTTTCCACGTCCGGTGGGAAACAGCAGCCCGGCAGCTCTTTGGCGGCAAGGTGTGACTGGATACAATCACAGCAAACGCCCCGTTTGCCGCAGGATGTATATGTGCAGGTACAGTTTTTTAGATTTCTTTCTTTTTTGCATTCCATGTTAAAGTCCTTTCTTATAGAATAATTGTAAATTCCTGACTGAATATATAAAAAAAAGACAAATTTACAATAACTTCAGCTATGAAAAATAAATCGCATACTCTAAAAATTGTTTTTACCGTTCTGATAATAGTATTTTTACTTCTGATCGGCACAAAAAAAATCAAATCGCACCGAAGCGGACAGAATCCAGGCTCAATGACCTTCTCCCTGCTGATAATGGACACCTATGCGAGGATAACCGCTGTCGGGCTCAACGAGGTTCAACAGTCCGAATGCGCCGCGGCTGTTGATTCAAAATTACGGGAACTGGAAACGAAATTCAGCTACTATCTGCCCGAATCGGAGCTAAGCAGAATTAACAGCACCGCCGGCACAATCGATATGCACCTAAGCGATGAGATGTTCGCGGTCATCTATGAGTCTATAAAAATGTGCCGGCTCACCGATGGAGCTTTTGATGTAACTATAGCTTCCATAGAGGATTTATGGAAACAGGCACACATCTCCGGAGTAAAACCCGCAGCCGACAAGATCGCCGCGGCGAGAGAGCTGACCGGCTGCGGGGCATTAGTGCTGGATCCGGAAAATAAAACATTAAAATTCGCCGCAGAAGGCGTAAAAATAGACCTTGGCGGCATCGCAAAGGGATACGCCATAGACCAGGTATATAATATTCTCCGCAGATTCGGGGCTTCCGGCGGGATTATTGATATTGGCGGCGATATGAGGCTCTTCGGCCGCAGCGAGCTGGGCAAAAAATGGCTGGTAGGCATTCAGGATCCGCAATTCGCGTTCGAAAACGGGCCCGCCTCGGTGCCTGAGACACTGAAAAGGCTGGAGTTATCGGACGTTGCAGTCGCCACCAGCGGCCATTACAGGCGGTTTACAACTTTCGGTGATGAGCGTATGAGCCATATTATAGACCCCCGCCTTGCCGCCGGCTCTGACAAGACAGCAAGCGTTACAATACTCGCCGCGTCCGCAATGCAGGCCGACGCCCTGGCAACGGCGGTATCGGTCATGGGGGCAGAAAAGGGGCTCGATTTTGTCAACTCTCTGGACGGGGTAGAAGCTGTAATCATTGAAAACAACTCCGCGGATATTCTATACAGCCGCGGCGCAAAACAATTCATAACAGATTGAGGTTGCAAAATCTGCCGTTTCCGGCATAATAACTGCTTTGTAAAAGGCACCGGCCAAATAGAAACCAATTACTGAAACAAGACTATTGACGGAGACACAATGGGAGTATTCTCAAAAACCGTTGGATATTTAAAAGATAGATTAAGCAAAACCAGAGCGAAGATCAACAGCTCACTGTCCTCGATTATAGTGCTTGGACGGAAAATCGACGATGAGCTCATCGAAGAGCTTGAAGAAACGCTCATCAGCGATGATATCGGCGTGGAGACAACTGACAAAATCATAGATGATCTCCGCATCGCGTATAAGAAAAAAGAGATACAAAAGACCGACGATATCATCCCCTTCCTGAAAAACCGTATGAAAGATTACTGGCCAGAGCGGGACAGACAGCTCAATACGGCAGAATCCGGCCCGACAGTGATACTGGTAGCCGGCGTGAACGGCTCGGGCAAAACCACCAGCATCGCCAAACTCGCGTTCAACCTCAGCTCTGCCGGCAATAACGTTATTGTCGCGGCATGTGACACCTTCCGCGCGGCGGCAGTTGACCAGCTCTCTATCTGGTCCGAGCGGATTGGAGTGCAGATTATCAAGCACAAACAGGGCTCTGACCCGGCCGCGGTCGCTTTCGATGCCTGCGAGGCGGCTCTTGCCAGAAACGCCGATTTTCTGATAGTCGATACCGCCGGCCGCCTGCACACGCAGCAGCACCTCATGAAGGAGCTTGAAAAAATCAAATCCATTATAGCAAAGAAAATCCCCGGCTCGCCGCACGAGGTGATCCTCGTGGTGGACGGGACTACCGGCCAGAACGCCATCGCACAGGCGGTCAACTTCACAAAATCAATAAACGTTACCGGAATCTTCCTGGCAAAGCTCGACGGCACCGCACGCGGCGGCATCGTGCTGGCAATCAAAGACCAGCTCGATATACCCGTGAAATTTGTAGGCCTGGGAGAAAAACCCGAAGACATCGCCGAGTTTGAACCCGGTGAGTTCGTAGAAGCCCTCTTCGGTACAAAATAACGCGCCTTAATTCTTTCTTAAATCAATTATTTCTATGAACACCTTGTCAGTATACTCATTTGGTATTTTCTTTTTGAGTAATGTATTCATCAATTTGAAATTCAATCGATTACCAAAATAAAACACGAGATAAATTCCATATTCTACTTTATTTAAAATATATTTATCAATAAGTTGGTCTTTGACACCTTTATAAAGGTCTTTGTTTTTATCTTTCTTACATTCAATTTGAATTTCAAAATTCAATTCAGCTTTGTATTTCAGATTGATATCAACACGATTGACTGCTTCGTATTTTTCTTTGGTTGCTATTACATCCTTTTCATACTTTAAGTTAAGAATATTAAGCAAAACGTCTCTACATGATTCCTCATTCTTTGAGGTTCCATCACTGCTATAAAAGAATTCCTTTTCGTTGTTCCTGTTTCCCTCTATCGACTTTTTTATATTTGAAATGCGTTTTCGCATTTCCATAAAGAAATCGCTCTTTGACAATATGGCGTCAGATAGCATAAAGTTTTTGATTTTCTCGATTTCATAAGCATCGTAGTTAACATCTGCTTCATTTTGCTCAAGCTTGCTTATTTGATGAAGGATTAGAGGTTTCCAAATATCATTTTCTAAATGAATTTTTCTTAATTCTTTAAGTTCTCCTAAGTCTAAAAAATTAAGAGAATTTTGACGCAGAAATGTGGCACACTGTTGTCTTATTGTTTGTATTCCACCTTTAAAGTCAATTAGCCTATAAGTGTTGAACTGTAGGAACATATAGTCCAAAAGCCTTAATTTTACAGACCTGTCCAATGAGTTAAACTTATCTTTAAACTCCTCACGACTCTTCTTAAGCAAGTCGTAAAGTTCTATTGCCATTTCGATTGTAAATTCACTTCTTTTTTGCTCTTTTATTACTGTAATAGCTTTCACTGCGATTACTGTTGCATTATCTTTAGAACTGTCCACTATTCTAGTTAAATGATCATTTTTTATATTGAAATTATAAATATGGACAAAACGATATATAATTAGCTCTCTCGCTGAATCTTTACCTACAACAAATCTAGTTGTCAAGGATTTTAACACTCTCAATTCATCCTCTTTATCGATATATTCTTCAATGAAAGCCAGATCAGGCGTATAAGTTTCGATAAAAAGTTTAAGATAATCTTTTAAAACAGTTTTCGCAAAAATGGGTTGTTTTTTTTCTATACAATCATCAAACTTGCCATGTGCAATATTACATGTATTTCTATGGATCAAACAATTAACATAAAGATATTCTTTTAATCCATCATCAATATCACCCAGTCTATATTCTTCATTCAACACACATGACACATGATATACGGTGTCAATCGCTCTGTTAGCTTTAGTAGCTTCACGAGCTAAACTTTGAAGAGTTGTATGTTCTGGAGAAATAGGTTTTCTATAAATAATATGTCCAAGTAAGCCTTTTAGCCGATCAAAAGTCGCTCGTTCTATATCTAACTCGGGTTCATGTTCAAAATAGCATTTCATTGCAATAAAGTGAAGTGCCCCAAAATCAGCTAAAACATCATGGTCAGTCATTTCTCGAAATGCAACTTCATTTTTTTCTTTAACTTCTCTTCTTTTTCTTTCTCTCTCTTCTCGTTTTCTTTCTCTTTCAATTTCCCATTCCTGCTTTGGGGGATTAAACCAATTACTAAAGGAGTCCTCAAGCTTATACTTTTTAGCAATTTTTCTTGCTTCGTCGAGCTGGCTCTGCTCACTCTTTGAAATACATCCAAGGTAAAAACGATATAAATTATTTCTCTTCTCTAAGGCAATGTCCTGATATTGCAGATACTTGAGGAATACGTCTTTCTGGTTAGTAGGAGAAACATATCCAAATAATTCATCAAAACGAAATAATTTCACAATATCCTCTTCATGATTAATCCAATTACCAACGTACAAATCAAAAAGCGCATTGGCAAGCCGTTGAAATCTTACTTGGTCCTCGCCGGGCATATCTTCAAACCTGTGCTTATATCGAGCTATTTGAATACCTTCATAGTCTAAATAGTATTGTTGAAAGTGGCAAAAAAGGTCATATATTTTCTGGGCGTCAAAACCATTCTCGTATTTTAGAACAGTTTCCAGGAAATAATGCTCTACAAAATCTCTGACGTTTTCTGGTAAAACTGATTTCTTTAACTGCTCATTATAAGTATTTTTGTAAATATCATCAACTATTTCATATTTATAATCATATGGTGTATCATTTAAATAAAAGCAGTATCCTATTACTTCTTGATTATATAAAGAGACATATTTACCAATCTCCGAATAGCCTATATGTTTTGGATATAACGTTTTTAGTATTTGCTCTTTATAAGAATCACTGCTATCGTCTATTTCCCCGCGTCTTATACCATCTAAAACTTTCTTAAGAAATTCGATTTTATGAATAACTGCTTTAATGTGATATTTTGGATGGTTAAGCTTATTACTCAATATTTTCGTTGTTAAATAACTTACCATCTTTTCACTTAAACAATCTGATGAATCAACAAGTATGTAAAGCAAAAACAACTCATAATGACTGTTTGCCTCTTGTGCTGCTTTTAATTCACTTATAAGAAAATCGTCTAACCCTATCTCATAAAAACCTGCTAACGGCTTGCCTTCGTAAAATTGACAGAAATATGGATTTATTTTAGAGTGTTCTTTAACCGCAAGAATTATTTTTTCCTTCAGGTTACAATTAAAAAGCGAGTTATCTCCATGTATTGCTTGATAGTAAGGGTCTACTGTATAGAAAAATTGGTCTTGCGTCATACAACAAAGCCACGCATAAGTACCCCTCAGCTCAGTAGGTATCTTTTTGTTATGCAAAAAGAGTGCTTTTACCCTTTCTTTGTCTATCTGACAACCGGTATCAATTCTTTCAGTTTTTAGGATGTGGGCAAACGCATACTCAGCTATGGTTCTATGGCAAAACTCCCGGTTGTCAAATAGCTTTGACTTAAGAATAATATCAATATTACTCTTTGAATAACCATCGGGTTCACTCTCTATTTCATCTATCAAATCATCTGTAAATTTTCCTCGCCCAGATAAAATATAAAAAGCTGCCAAGTAACCAGTAATTTCAAAGAACTTTTCATTAGAGATACGGTTTAAATTGTTATGCTGATATTCTTCGTTTGTTTCCCGAGCGTTGTTAAAAAATTCTTTGTATAAATCTAACTTGGAATTTATAGTAATATTAGTAGAATCATTATAAATTCGGGCTAGCATACAAAACATTTGGGGATTGTCAAATAAGTTAGTGCCGCCAAATTTTTGAGTTAACTCAGCTATATTCAGATTAAATATTTCAGCTAAGTTTCTTTTTTCTTCGTCACCCATCGGCAATATTTTATATATGCCAATTTCTCCGCTGATTTCTTCCTTTAAGGCCTTTACATCGTTTTCCCCATACCAGTCCATTTCTCTGCAGGATATAACAATTTGTCGTGCACCAACCTTTCCTAATTCAGCTGCCAGTTCTTGTATCACAAAAGTCTTATCATTCGAAATACTTCGATATTCGTCAAGTCCGTCGACCAATAGAATTTTATTATTAAACTTGTAATCCTTTTGAATTTTCAGTAATTTCTTAACTGTTATGTACTCGGCGTTTTTCTCATTGTCCTGCTCATATTTTTTTAGTGTGGACGTTTTTCCGCTGCCGGGCATTCCCAAAAGGATTGTAACGTCATTTTTGCTGATTGCATTACCAAGAAAAACACTCTTCTCAAATTCTTTGGTTCGCTCTTGAAGCTGTAAATCTATATATTTATTCATATAATTACTCCTTTAAGCGTCTCTGGCAGATTTTTGCATTCAAAACGTTCTCTGTAGTATCGTAGAAGCCAAACATACTTTAAATGTATTTTGGGGTTATCGTGGAATTCTTTTACCTTCCCATACAATATATTGATTATTTTCTCCTTATCTTGGTTATTTTGAACGTGATTCATAAAATCAATGAAATAAATAAGCCCGCCTTTTCTATTGAAGCATTTACTAAGACCAAAAAATTCCTTCTCGTTTTCGATTCGGCATAAATCTCTAATTTCTTCTAAGTTTTGCTTATCTATACCAATTATGGGCCAATCAATTTTTGAATTCTCAATCTTTACTGACTTCGCAAGACCGCTGCTTATTAGATAAGAATGATCTTTTCTGCAATCTCGTTGTTCTTCATAACTGGAGCCTACAGCAATTCCGCCTCTAATAAAATGACTGCATTCGAGGATAAATTCCTTCTGTTTTTCTCCTATTTTTTGAAAAAGGGTTTCTATTTCATCACATGAATAGTTCCTTTGTTTCAATATAAGGATTATACCATCTGATATTCTATTAGACTCGCAAACTTCAATGTCATAGAAACTACGTCGAAAACTGTCAAGTAGGTCTGATAGAGTTTTGTATTCGCTTTCT
Proteins encoded:
- a CDS encoding L,D-transpeptidase family protein — translated: MAARRYTTYKSRKKKTGNLKYFVIAILGIVAIFFFLPMFWGSDEQPESQPQPQPPAQPEFPEPPIRSRATLPGSSAAESRNEQPQNNTGEPAANAEKTDSSEETLQPDPKADKPLTEEQQIQKRINELMADANKDIETGRIIAARYKLSNLLYKQLDPHSEAAVKKHLEMLSDLWLFSGKTYEDDNLCTVYTVKSGDNLTRIGSIHNVPWEIIAELNGISRPESIRVGQKLKVPQGPFHAIINLSTMKMDLYLQQTYVKTYEIGSGEPGRETPTGMWIVKKGGKMIKPDWYDEEINKSFTAKDPEYPLGERWIELEGQSGNAVGRKGFAIHGTNEPETIGTQSSRGCIRMFNPDVIEVYRLLEPGRSQVQVVD
- a CDS encoding M28 family peptidase, which gives rise to MVLPRHLSLCLAVCAFVSATAFTEYNSEINTAIEEIRQANNFTAALDSYQDYLIGSSAAPDPLNIQRVSGTDYDRPGQMRGFYSDNGIWKPTQGHLDSRSFIYNTLGSMNLHSVSYQDVTADGYSNARNIIGRINGKDTSKAVVIGAHYDATAQRSSDSQRYNYGGSDNATGVAGVLEIARVLSQSKYEFDYCIEFVLFDTEESRDGWGVGSSHYAANSQDTIAGMASLDMIGYNHNAENTAKLFRKSSEYGGEFISVMESVIDDYQLGLNAKTGTSEWSDHNAFDIDNAGLLIEDVDGGFPPYNPYYHKYEDYIINENYDYNLSYEANIANGSVQMYNGIQYIDMQYAAEMTKLALGWAAYSANLTVVPEPAAILILGLGSLILRRRKSA
- a CDS encoding DUF6485 family protein — protein: MECKKERNLKNCTCTYTSCGKRGVCCDCIQSHLAAKELPGCCFPPDVEKTYDRSFRAFAKAWNL
- a CDS encoding FAD:protein FMN transferase, which encodes MKNKSHTLKIVFTVLIIVFLLLIGTKKIKSHRSGQNPGSMTFSLLIMDTYARITAVGLNEVQQSECAAAVDSKLRELETKFSYYLPESELSRINSTAGTIDMHLSDEMFAVIYESIKMCRLTDGAFDVTIASIEDLWKQAHISGVKPAADKIAAARELTGCGALVLDPENKTLKFAAEGVKIDLGGIAKGYAIDQVYNILRRFGASGGIIDIGGDMRLFGRSELGKKWLVGIQDPQFAFENGPASVPETLKRLELSDVAVATSGHYRRFTTFGDERMSHIIDPRLAAGSDKTASVTILAASAMQADALATAVSVMGAEKGLDFVNSLDGVEAVIIENNSADILYSRGAKQFITD
- the ftsY gene encoding signal recognition particle-docking protein FtsY, which translates into the protein MGVFSKTVGYLKDRLSKTRAKINSSLSSIIVLGRKIDDELIEELEETLISDDIGVETTDKIIDDLRIAYKKKEIQKTDDIIPFLKNRMKDYWPERDRQLNTAESGPTVILVAGVNGSGKTTSIAKLAFNLSSAGNNVIVAACDTFRAAAVDQLSIWSERIGVQIIKHKQGSDPAAVAFDACEAALARNADFLIVDTAGRLHTQQHLMKELEKIKSIIAKKIPGSPHEVILVVDGTTGQNAIAQAVNFTKSINVTGIFLAKLDGTARGGIVLAIKDQLDIPVKFVGLGEKPEDIAEFEPGEFVEALFGTK
- a CDS encoding NACHT domain-containing protein; amino-acid sequence: MNKYIDLQLQERTKEFEKSVFLGNAISKNDVTILLGMPGSGKTSTLKKYEQDNEKNAEYITVKKLLKIQKDYKFNNKILLVDGLDEYRSISNDKTFVIQELAAELGKVGARQIVISCREMDWYGENDVKALKEEISGEIGIYKILPMGDEEKRNLAEIFNLNIAELTQKFGGTNLFDNPQMFCMLARIYNDSTNITINSKLDLYKEFFNNARETNEEYQHNNLNRISNEKFFEITGYLAAFYILSGRGKFTDDLIDEIESEPDGYSKSNIDIILKSKLFDNREFCHRTIAEYAFAHILKTERIDTGCQIDKERVKALFLHNKKIPTELRGTYAWLCCMTQDQFFYTVDPYYQAIHGDNSLFNCNLKEKIILAVKEHSKINPYFCQFYEGKPLAGFYEIGLDDFLISELKAAQEANSHYELFLLYILVDSSDCLSEKMVSYLTTKILSNKLNHPKYHIKAVIHKIEFLKKVLDGIRRGEIDDSSDSYKEQILKTLYPKHIGYSEIGKYVSLYNQEVIGYCFYLNDTPYDYKYEIVDDIYKNTYNEQLKKSVLPENVRDFVEHYFLETVLKYENGFDAQKIYDLFCHFQQYYLDYEGIQIARYKHRFEDMPGEDQVRFQRLANALFDLYVGNWINHEEDIVKLFRFDELFGYVSPTNQKDVFLKYLQYQDIALEKRNNLYRFYLGCISKSEQSQLDEARKIAKKYKLEDSFSNWFNPPKQEWEIERERKREERERKRREVKEKNEVAFREMTDHDVLADFGALHFIAMKCYFEHEPELDIERATFDRLKGLLGHIIYRKPISPEHTTLQSLAREATKANRAIDTVYHVSCVLNEEYRLGDIDDGLKEYLYVNCLIHRNTCNIAHGKFDDCIEKKQPIFAKTVLKDYLKLFIETYTPDLAFIEEYIDKEDELRVLKSLTTRFVVGKDSARELIIYRFVHIYNFNIKNDHLTRIVDSSKDNATVIAVKAITVIKEQKRSEFTIEMAIELYDLLKKSREEFKDKFNSLDRSVKLRLLDYMFLQFNTYRLIDFKGGIQTIRQQCATFLRQNSLNFLDLGELKELRKIHLENDIWKPLILHQISKLEQNEADVNYDAYEIEKIKNFMLSDAILSKSDFFMEMRKRISNIKKSIEGNRNNEKEFFYSSDGTSKNEESCRDVLLNILNLKYEKDVIATKEKYEAVNRVDINLKYKAELNFEIQIECKKDKNKDLYKGVKDQLIDKYILNKVEYGIYLVFYFGNRLNFKLMNTLLKKKIPNEYTDKVFIEIIDLRKN